In Gossypium raimondii isolate GPD5lz chromosome 12, ASM2569854v1, whole genome shotgun sequence, a single window of DNA contains:
- the LOC105765250 gene encoding LOW QUALITY PROTEIN: UDP-glucose 6-dehydrogenase 2 (The sequence of the model RefSeq protein was modified relative to this genomic sequence to represent the inferred CDS: inserted 3 bases in 3 codons; substituted 2 bases at 2 genomic stop codons), with protein sequence MFNTVSNKKIAILGFAFKKDTGDTRETPAIDVCKGLLGDKARLSIFDPQXIVDQIQRTLPXKNLMGSSLHLRPMSPTTXKQVTCVWDAYEATKDAHGICILIEWDEFKNLDFKRIYDNMQKPXFVFDGRTLXTWTGEEIGFIVYSIGKPLDAWLKDMLRWHK encoded by the exons ATGTTTAACACTGTTTCAAACAAGAAGATTGCTATTTTAGGGTTTGCTTTCAAGAAGGATACTGGTGATACTAGGGAGACCCCAGCCATTGATGTATGCAAGGGGCTATTGGGAGATAAAGCTCGGTTGAGCATATTCGATCCAC TCATTGTGGACCAGATCCAAAGGACCTTACCATGAAAAAATTTGATGGGATCATCCCTTCACTTGCGACCCATGAGTCCCACAA TGAAGCAAGTCACTTGTGTGTGGGATGCTTATGAAGCTACAAAGGATGCTCATGGAATATGTATTCTAATCGAGTGGGATGAATTCAAGAATCTTGACTTCAAGAGGATATACGACAACATGCAAAAGC CTTTTGTCTTTGATGGCCGAACATTGTGAACGTGGACCGGTGAGGAGATTGGTTTCATAGTGTACTCAATTGGCAAGCCACTTGATGCATGGCTCAAGGACATGCTGCGATGGCATAAATGA
- the LOC105765252 gene encoding protein NPG1: protein MADDETPSQTQESSTAREFSANGTSMSTSDVEAKLDKGNIEEAESSLRERLSLNSEEARTLLGRLEYQRGNVEAALRVLDGIDLQAAIQKLQPSSQQAARLVLEGFYLKVKSLQKLGKFAEAAQDCANILDAVGRIFPQGIPDAQVESKLQEMISKAVELLPELLKQAGNYQEAMAAYRRVLLNPWNLDNDCCGRIQKAFAVFLLHSGLEAGPPSLGAQADGAYVPKNNLEEAILLLLVLMRKIHHGDIQWDPSVLDHLMYALSLCSQTPVLSKQLEELKPGVFHRTERWNLLALCCSGVGQNKAAMNLLRKSLHINERPNDLTALLLAAKICSEDSQLAAEGVGYAQRAVDNAKGVDEHLKGVGLRMLGLCLGKQAKVSSSDFERSRLQNEALKCLDSALSFEQDNPDIIFELGAHYAELRNLNAALRFAKKYIDITGGSVMKGWRLLALILSAQQRFTEAEVVTDAALDETGKWEQGPLLRLKAKLKVSQSRPMEAIETYCYLLALVQAQRKSSGPMKIDSQVEDDKVKEFEVWYGLASLYSSLSHWKDVEVCVKKARAMKQYSAELVHTEGFMHQERGEIQEALASYINASLLDPFYVPSKVRIGALLSKLGSNSLPVARTLLSDALRIEPTNRKAWYHLGMVHKDDGRLADAIDCLQAASMLEESDPVENFRSIL from the exons ATGGCCGATGATGAAACCCCTAGCCAAACCCAAGAGTCCTCTACGGCAAGAGAGTTTTCTGCCAATGGGACTTCCATGAGTACCTCTGATGTCGAAGCCAAACTCGACAAAGGCAATATTGAAGAAGCTGAATCTTCTTTACGCGAACGCTTGTCCCTTAATTCCGag GAAGCGAGAACTCTTTTGGGAAGGTTAGAGTATCAAAGAGGAAATGTAGAAGCGGCACTTCGGGTACTTGATGGGATTGATCTGCAAGCTGCAATCCAAAAACTGCAACCTTCC TCCCAACAAGCTGCCAGACTCGTTCTTGAAGGCTTTTACTTAAAGGTCAAGTCCCTTCAAAAGCTCGGAAAATTTGCTG AGGCTGCTCAGGATTGTGCAAATATTCTTGATGCTGTGGGGAGGATATTTCCTCAAGGAATACCTGATGCCCAAGTTGAGAGTAAATTGCAGGAGATGATCAGTAAAGCGGTTGAGTTACTTCCAGAGCTTTTGAAGCAAGCTGGTAATTATCAAGAAGCAATGGCTGCTTATAGACGTGTACTGCTCAATCCATGGAACTTAGACAATGATTGTTGTGGGCGAATTCAGAAAGCATTTGCAGTTTTTCTCTTGCATAGTGGGTTGGAGGCTGGCCCTCCTAGCTTAGGTGCTCAAGCTGATGGTGCTTATGTACCCAAAAATAATTTGGAAGAGGCTATTCTGCTTTTGTTGGTTCTTATGCGAAAAATTCACCATGGTGATATCCAGTGGGATCCATCTGTTTTGGATCACTTAATGTATGCGCTTTCTTTATGCAGCCAAACTCCCGTTTTATCGAAGCAACTTGAAGAGCTCAAGCCTGGAGTATTTCATCGTACTGAACGTTGGAATCTCTTAGCTCTTTGTTGCAGTGGTGTGGGACAGAACAAAGCTGCCATGAATCTATTAAGAAAGTCTCTGCATATAAATGAAAGACCTAATGATCTCACAGCATTATTGTTGGCTGCGAAGATCTGTAGTGAGGATTCTCAGCTTGCAGCTGAGGGAGTAGGATATGCACAGAGGGCAGTCGATAATGCAAAAGGGGTGGATGAACATCTGAAGGGTGTTGGCCTTCGTATGTTAGGTCTTTGTTTGGGAAAGCAAGCTAAAGTTTCTTCCTCTGACTTTGAAAGGTCCCGTCTTCAGAATGAAGCGCTTAAATGTTTAGATTCAGCACTTTCCTTTGAGCAGGATAATCCTGATATAATCTTTGAGTTGGGAGCTCATTATGCAGAGCTGCGGAATTTGAATGCTGCTTTGCGTTTTGCGAAGAAGTACATTGATATAACCGGTGGTTCTGTAATGAAGGGTTGGAGATTGCTTGCTCTAATTTTGTCGGCTCAACAGCGTTTCACAGAGGCTGAGGTGGTCACTGATGCTGCATTGGATGAGACTGGCAAATGGGAGCAAGGACCACTGCTCAGGCTGAAAGCAAAATTGAAGGTCTCCCAGTCACGACCCATGGAAGCTATTGAAACTTACTGTTACCTCCTTGCTTTGGTTCAGGCCCAAAGAAAATCATCTGGTCCTATGAAAATTGATTCTCAG GTTGAGGATGATAAGGTAAAAGAATTTGAAGTTTGGTATGGCCTTGCATCTCTGTACTCTAGTCTTTCACACTGGAAGGATGTAGAAGTATGTGTGAAAAAAGCCAGGGCGATGAAACAGTATTCTGCGGAACTGGTGCATACAGAAG GCTTTATGCATCAAGAACGTGGAGAAATTCAAGAAGCACTGGCTTCATATATCAATGCTAGTTTGCTTGACCCTTTTTATGTTCCGTCCAAGGTACGGATTGGTGCATTGTTGTCCAAGTTGGGATCTAACTCTTTGCCTGTGGCGAGAACCTTACTCTCAGATGCTTTGAGGATTGAACCTACCAACCGTAAGGCTTGGTATCACTTAGGTATGGTACATAAGGATGATGGTCGCCTTGCAGATGCCATAGATTGCCTCCAGGCAGCATCAATGCTCGAAGAGTCAGACCCTGTCGAAAACTTCAGATCTATCCTTTGA